The Hyphomicrobiales bacterium genomic interval ATGCGCCGCTGACCGACCAGGAGCGCAACGCCTGCAAGCTGCGGGGATGCGAGCGGGAATCGTATCAGCCGTATGCGCCTGGGGAGTTGCGGAAGATTCGGGAAGAGTTGGGAGTTTAGTATTGATAAGGGAGCTTATTGAACCATGAGAATCGACACATTGACAGAATCAGAACGGGACGACCTGGTGATAGCGCTGGCCGATGTGCAGCACGAGATTTGGGCACACTGGATGCGCTACATGTTTACGCAGGGCAAGACTGACTTCATTACCGGCGATTGGACCATGCCGGTAGCGAAGGCGGATCGGTGGAAGCGCCAGATGGATACGCCCTACGCCGACCTGACTTCGCAGGAGCGCAAGAGCGACATCGAACAGGCGGAGAAAGTGATCGCCGTCCTGCGCGAGTGGCAACAGGATTACTGGGGTGACGCATTGCAATCGCACAATGAGGCACTCGACACGATTGGCGTTCTGAGGGGGGAGATTGCCCAGCTTCGTGGCATGGACATTTGCCAGGACTGCGGCGGCGATGGCGGGATGGGCGTTCTTTGTGCGACCTGTAGCAATAGCGGCTACGTGGCCCGCAAGGTGCAGCCGTGAGCGCCGATCACATCAGGATTGCCAACACGGACACTGGTGGCTATGCGTTTCTGTGTACGCATTGTGGGGATGTTTACGTGCCCGGTCTGCCCATCTCGATTGACATGATGCTGTCGGCCATGAAATCATTCGCACGCACGCACAAGCGATGCAAGCGTCCAGCCCTTCTGACCGACGAAGTGATATTGCTGCAAAGGGCTGGCGTGAGACACTTGCGTAATCTTGAGCGCCAGTACCGATAAGGAGGATTATCCCACCTGAATAAACATTCACCCCATTGATATTTATTCATGCTTATGGTATCCTTAAGCCGTTCAAGGGGATAACATGAGCGGGGCGAATCGACAACTCATTTGATTTACAGGCGCGGCCGCGTTGGTTGCGCCTTTTGCGTTTGGGGGACAGATGTCAATGCTTGAACCGCAACAGCAGATACCGCCAGAGGTCTTGGCAGATAAGCGGGCAATCAACATCTACCTGATTGCCGTGGTCGCACTGGCCGCTATCGGCGTGCTTGCCGTGGTGGGCGGTATCATCCTCGCATGGTCGGACAGACAGGTACCCGGCGAGATATGGACGTTTGCCGGTCTTGCTGTCGGCGGTCTCGTGGCGCTTGTTGGGAGCGAGGGTAGGCAATGAGCGAATACGCAATCATGGCAGATGACAGCGAGGATATGACCTATCCTGACACTCGCACGCATGACCAAAAGGTCGTGGCGCAACTGGCGGCGCTCGAACTGGAGATGCGCAAACTCTCCGAGCGTGTTGCGCACAATGAGACCTGGCTACACAAACTCCTGAACCCGAACGCCGATGCGGACCCGTCCCAGCAGCCGACGCTGCTCGACCTACAGGACGGGTTCTGATGGGACTTGACACCAGTACACCGGCAACCAAGTTCTACCGCACACCGAAGGGTGAACCGGCGGCGCTTGACGTGTACCTGACCTACTCCAAGCCGGAACACCCATTTGACGCCATATCCTCATTTCAGGCAGGCGCAACCGTGTTTGTGGCGAGAGAACATGCGCAGGATGTAGCTGTGGCGCTAGGGGTGACTTATGGTCGGTGACTTTATCATCTACACCGTTTCGAGTGCCGTCGCTCTGGCCATCCTCATGTGGATTCTCGCACGCTACGCACAGTTGGCGGTTGCCATGCTCGACCGCATCAGCCTACCACGGCGCCGCAATCGTCACTCTGCGGAATACATCGCATACATGCAATCGGACGAGTGGCGCTCCACCAGGCGCATCGCACTGACGCGCGCCGGCAATCGCTGCGAGTCGTGTGGCGAGACGCACGGCTTGGAAGTCCATCACCTGACCTACAAGCGCCTGGGGCATGAGCAGCCGAACGACCTGCGTGTCTTGTGCGGGGACTGTCACGAAGCGGCGGACCGGACACGGGCAGCGAAGGCGAGGCGGGCTTATGCTTGACGGTATCCTACTCGGCGCATTCATTGCAACCGGCGCATTCATCTGCGGGTTCGCAGCCTGTTTTCTGGTGCAACGATACCACGAGGATGAGCGCCGCGAATGGGGACGTGCCTACGGTGCGCTGCAACAGAAACTAGCAGAGGCTGAGCGCATGGCGTTTACGGAAGAGGAGCGTGGATAGTGCCATTTTTGAATCGCGGGTTGATGGGCGGCATGGGGATGGGCGGGGGGGGGCAACCTGCGCTGGCTTGCCGGGCGGCGGC includes:
- a CDS encoding HNH endonuclease yields the protein MVGDFIIYTVSSAVALAILMWILARYAQLAVAMLDRISLPRRRNRHSAEYIAYMQSDEWRSTRRIALTRAGNRCESCGETHGLEVHHLTYKRLGHEQPNDLRVLCGDCHEAADRTRAAKARRAYA